The following are from one region of the Vulgatibacter sp. genome:
- a CDS encoding DVUA0089 family protein: protein MAVVLAAGLALGGCGGGGGDGEGTGGTGGTGATGGTGGTGGTGGTGGSVELCGNGRLDAGEDCDDGNDDDTDDCLSDCTVAYCGDGYVKEGVEECDDGNRDNSDGCVRDCKIATCGDEYVQKDVETCDDGNDVDDDECTNACQLPTCGDGILQAGEACDDGNDDDTDACPTNCQPARCGDGFIREGFEVCDDGNDDPTDDCPSGPTATVELGGCQPSFCGDGFAHAEDEECDDGDDDDQDACRNSCEAARCGDGVVRIGFEACDDGNDIDTDECTTACFPAMCGDGHLQPGETCDDGNTFANDDCPSGPTATLEMGGCQPSFCGDGFRHTVDEKCDDGNDIDTDNCLTSCEIPTCGDGFVWLGIELCDDGNREDGDGCSSSCQPAPWWVPEAGRSVVIAGVLDNNSPTYNRPEEGAGNGCAANADTTSVWPYATFEITNPTARPVKFDVTGSWWGDGYLFLYDGAVSGAPTIAGCLAADDDFGDSGASRVGATIGPGGTMTIVASSKALSPIGPFELTMYAETVCGDGVVGRNETCDDGGFAPGDGCSDVCQIETGFTCETEGQPCSSNLCGDSLVGAGEACDDGNNTSAGGCNANCTSITNGYACPATGGCRSITCGDGFADGTEECDDGNTTAGDGCSATCTVETVAETEPNGGTSSAVALAASGVYSGSIDSAGDLDYYSFTAAAAGDVFQFETFSGTWGACTATTPAVSDTMLAIYDGVATTALVSDDDSGVGDCARLAFVAPAAGTYYLVVSESSDSSTVDPYWLQVH, encoded by the coding sequence ATGGCAGTCGTTCTGGCCGCAGGGCTCGCGCTCGGTGGCTGTGGTGGTGGCGGCGGTGACGGGGAGGGTACGGGCGGAACCGGCGGGACCGGTGCGACCGGCGGTACGGGTGGAACCGGTGGCACCGGCGGGACCGGCGGAAGTGTCGAGCTCTGCGGCAACGGCCGCCTCGACGCCGGCGAGGATTGCGACGACGGCAACGACGACGACACCGACGATTGCCTCTCCGACTGCACGGTCGCCTACTGTGGCGACGGCTACGTGAAGGAAGGCGTCGAGGAGTGCGACGACGGCAACCGGGACAACTCCGATGGCTGCGTCCGCGACTGCAAGATCGCCACCTGCGGTGACGAATACGTCCAGAAGGACGTCGAGACCTGCGACGACGGCAACGACGTCGACGACGACGAGTGCACCAACGCCTGCCAGCTGCCCACCTGCGGCGACGGGATCCTCCAGGCGGGCGAGGCGTGCGACGACGGCAACGACGACGACACCGACGCCTGCCCGACCAACTGCCAGCCTGCCCGCTGCGGAGACGGCTTCATCCGCGAAGGGTTCGAGGTCTGCGACGACGGCAACGACGACCCGACCGACGACTGCCCGTCCGGCCCCACCGCCACGGTGGAGCTGGGTGGCTGCCAGCCCTCCTTCTGCGGCGACGGCTTCGCCCACGCAGAGGACGAGGAGTGCGACGACGGCGACGACGACGACCAGGACGCCTGCCGCAACTCCTGCGAGGCAGCGCGCTGCGGCGACGGCGTGGTGCGAATCGGCTTCGAGGCCTGCGACGACGGCAACGACATCGATACGGACGAGTGCACCACCGCGTGCTTCCCCGCCATGTGCGGCGACGGGCATCTCCAGCCCGGCGAGACCTGCGACGACGGGAACACCTTCGCCAACGACGACTGCCCGAGCGGCCCCACGGCGACCCTGGAGATGGGCGGCTGCCAGCCCTCGTTCTGCGGCGACGGCTTCCGCCACACCGTCGACGAGAAGTGCGACGACGGCAACGATATCGATACGGACAACTGCCTGACCAGCTGCGAGATCCCCACCTGCGGCGACGGCTTCGTCTGGTTGGGCATCGAGCTCTGCGACGACGGCAACCGCGAGGACGGCGACGGCTGCAGCAGCTCCTGCCAGCCCGCGCCCTGGTGGGTGCCGGAGGCGGGCCGCTCGGTGGTGATCGCCGGCGTGCTCGACAACAACTCGCCGACCTACAACCGCCCCGAGGAAGGCGCCGGCAACGGCTGCGCCGCCAATGCCGACACCACCTCGGTCTGGCCGTACGCCACCTTCGAGATCACCAACCCGACCGCGCGCCCGGTGAAGTTCGACGTCACCGGCAGCTGGTGGGGCGACGGCTACCTCTTCCTCTACGACGGGGCCGTCTCCGGCGCTCCCACCATCGCGGGCTGCCTCGCGGCAGACGACGACTTCGGTGACAGCGGCGCGAGCCGCGTCGGCGCCACCATCGGCCCCGGCGGGACGATGACCATCGTCGCCTCCTCCAAGGCGCTGTCGCCCATCGGCCCCTTCGAGCTCACCATGTACGCTGAGACGGTCTGCGGTGACGGCGTCGTGGGCAGGAACGAGACCTGCGACGACGGCGGCTTCGCCCCCGGCGACGGCTGCAGCGACGTCTGCCAGATCGAGACTGGCTTCACCTGCGAGACCGAAGGCCAGCCCTGCAGCAGCAACCTCTGCGGCGACAGCCTGGTCGGCGCCGGCGAGGCTTGCGACGACGGCAACAACACGTCCGCAGGTGGCTGCAACGCGAACTGCACTTCGATCACCAACGGCTACGCCTGCCCTGCCACCGGCGGTTGCCGCAGCATTACCTGCGGCGACGGCTTCGCCGACGGCACCGAGGAATGCGACGACGGCAACACCACCGCCGGCGACGGCTGCAGTGCCACCTGCACGGTCGAAACGGTCGCCGAGACCGAGCCGAACGGCGGCACCTCGTCCGCGGTGGCCCTTGCTGCCAGCGGCGTCTACTCGGGTTCGATCGACAGCGCCGGCGACCTCGACTACTACAGCTTCACCGCTGCCGCTGCCGGCGACGTCTTCCAGTTCGAGACCTTCTCCGGCACCTGGGGCGCGTGCACCGCCACCACCCCCGCGGTGAGCGACACGATGCTCGCCATCTACGACGGCGTTGCTACGACCGCGCTCGTCTCCGACGACGACTCGGGCGTCGGCGACTGCGCGCGCCTCGCCTTCGTCGCCCCGGCGGCGGGCACGTACTACCTCGTCGTCAGCGAGTCCTCGGATTCGTCGACGGTCGACCCCTACTGGCTCCAGGTCCACTAG
- a CDS encoding MXAN_6577-like cysteine-rich protein, protein MIWRLTMSAMALVLGLAACGGNEEKKDPVAGPPICGEEELLCGAGCVDTQTDPRHCGGCDVACGDEEACAAGVCVLSCPAEQDECGGGCFDLQTSDDNCGACGNSCGVGETCVEASCATACPAGQELCDGACTTLDTDADHCGACGIACGAGEVCADGACLTSCPAGQEDCDGGCFSLEETRQHCGACGTTCAAGEVCVDGACATTCAAGQTECDGTCRILETDRDHCGSCGNSCAADERCVTGACELHCASGLSECDETCRDLQGDRNNCGACGTACGDGEICEAGSCVPTCGDFAADLCEGQCTNTGTDPLNCGACGNACSPGEVCSGGACAGTCAEGMDTCGGSCTSSQRDPANCGACGTTCDAAGNAAAVCATGSCDNVCLTGYGDCDADLASSGTNGCETTLATAVDHCGACGNACEAPDNGTASCIAGACGLGQCDAGFDNCDTLVANGCEVDLMNDAANCGACGAACMAGQVCSAGTCATPAAGENCLDPAEIYAGINIVSNTATMLEYVTSSPSCGASYAPDGGDVVLQYDSAINGAVEIVIDKPASNRWHAVVSDGTCGSISPELVCASEYTATALRFDFPVSAGSSYFIYLVDSTSGTEPLSNPLVMQVSETNCASHTPGVTLSPRDGGFTSSPTPTFQATFDWPINAATGSVTITGTLGTSLTYTLPAPEVTLSSDGRTLTIAPGISFPAGEQLSIGWSGLSDTLCGSPVAAASWTVGVPAASCSPGTGGVVGTTATRVSTGLIGSFTSEYYVVADSDPNGWVYVGGTSSLFRFAKGGNGAQNVHLAAGIGSDHLGYDLLVDGQNVYTTNSVTSGTTGHVYRISTDGGTTWNVQDFVSFPVEPEDDIHSMAAHGGTLFMLTGESSSTVATQIWAAPTTGTVPVTADLVREFGQGSYTYCSGLAVDASYFYTTCRQGTSGTNYAVIRIDRGDGTITELATGLPGNTTNMAVHVRDLDADGIADVLYRKESDEEAHYVCSPASAAYVGQHFSYGTGTSDYGLGFDPVANVLWSYDDATMELMRIE, encoded by the coding sequence ATGATCTGGCGACTGACGATGAGCGCGATGGCGCTCGTGCTTGGCCTTGCCGCCTGTGGCGGGAACGAAGAGAAAAAGGATCCGGTAGCCGGCCCCCCGATTTGCGGGGAGGAGGAACTCCTCTGCGGCGCCGGCTGCGTCGATACCCAGACCGATCCGCGGCACTGCGGCGGCTGCGACGTCGCCTGCGGCGACGAGGAAGCCTGCGCTGCCGGTGTGTGTGTGCTGAGCTGCCCCGCGGAGCAGGACGAATGTGGCGGCGGCTGCTTCGACCTGCAGACCTCGGACGACAACTGCGGCGCTTGCGGCAACAGCTGCGGCGTCGGAGAGACTTGCGTCGAGGCTAGCTGTGCCACCGCGTGTCCCGCAGGCCAGGAGCTTTGCGACGGCGCCTGCACCACGTTGGACACCGATGCCGATCACTGCGGCGCATGCGGGATTGCATGCGGCGCCGGCGAGGTCTGCGCCGACGGCGCCTGCCTCACGAGCTGCCCCGCGGGCCAGGAGGATTGCGACGGTGGCTGCTTCAGCCTCGAGGAAACACGGCAGCATTGCGGCGCGTGCGGCACGACGTGCGCCGCCGGCGAGGTCTGCGTCGACGGCGCGTGCGCGACCACCTGCGCTGCCGGCCAGACGGAGTGCGATGGCACCTGCCGGATTCTCGAGACGGATCGGGACCACTGCGGCAGCTGCGGCAACAGCTGTGCAGCCGACGAGCGGTGTGTGACCGGCGCCTGCGAACTGCACTGTGCGAGCGGTCTCTCGGAGTGCGACGAAACCTGCCGCGACCTCCAGGGCGACCGGAACAACTGCGGCGCCTGCGGCACGGCTTGCGGCGATGGCGAGATCTGCGAAGCGGGGAGCTGCGTCCCGACCTGCGGCGATTTCGCAGCGGACCTCTGCGAGGGCCAGTGCACCAACACCGGCACCGACCCGCTCAACTGCGGCGCCTGCGGCAACGCCTGCTCGCCGGGTGAGGTCTGCAGCGGGGGTGCCTGCGCCGGCACCTGTGCCGAGGGAATGGACACGTGTGGCGGGTCCTGCACCTCGAGCCAGCGGGACCCCGCCAACTGCGGCGCCTGCGGTACCACCTGCGACGCAGCAGGTAACGCCGCGGCGGTTTGCGCTACCGGCTCGTGCGACAACGTCTGCCTCACTGGCTATGGCGACTGCGACGCCGACCTCGCAAGCTCGGGAACGAACGGTTGCGAGACCACGCTCGCAACAGCGGTCGACCACTGCGGCGCCTGCGGCAATGCCTGCGAGGCGCCCGACAACGGCACGGCAAGCTGCATCGCAGGGGCGTGCGGCCTGGGGCAGTGCGACGCAGGCTTCGACAACTGCGACACACTCGTCGCCAATGGCTGCGAAGTCGATCTCATGAACGACGCGGCCAACTGCGGCGCGTGCGGCGCAGCCTGCATGGCGGGCCAGGTCTGCAGCGCCGGAACCTGCGCCACCCCCGCAGCCGGCGAGAACTGCCTGGATCCTGCGGAGATCTATGCGGGCATCAACATCGTGTCGAATACGGCGACGATGCTCGAGTACGTAACGAGCTCCCCCTCGTGCGGCGCGAGCTATGCCCCCGATGGCGGCGACGTCGTCCTCCAGTACGATTCGGCGATCAACGGCGCGGTCGAGATCGTGATCGACAAGCCCGCCAGCAACCGCTGGCACGCGGTGGTGAGCGACGGAACGTGCGGTTCGATCTCCCCCGAGCTCGTTTGCGCATCGGAGTACACCGCCACGGCGCTGCGCTTCGACTTCCCCGTGAGCGCCGGCAGCAGCTACTTCATCTACCTCGTGGACAGCACCTCGGGGACCGAGCCGCTCAGCAATCCGCTCGTCATGCAGGTGAGCGAGACGAACTGCGCCAGCCACACGCCCGGCGTCACCCTCTCGCCTCGGGATGGCGGGTTCACCTCGTCCCCCACCCCGACGTTCCAGGCCACCTTCGACTGGCCGATCAACGCAGCAACCGGATCGGTCACGATTACGGGTACGCTGGGCACCAGCCTGACCTACACGCTGCCGGCACCCGAGGTCACGCTCTCGAGCGACGGAAGGACCCTCACGATCGCCCCCGGGATCAGCTTCCCGGCTGGCGAGCAGCTCTCGATCGGCTGGTCCGGCCTCTCCGATACGCTGTGCGGCAGCCCTGTCGCAGCAGCGAGCTGGACCGTGGGCGTCCCCGCGGCATCTTGCAGCCCGGGTACCGGTGGCGTGGTCGGCACGACCGCAACGCGCGTCTCGACCGGACTCATCGGCAGCTTCACCTCCGAATACTACGTCGTCGCGGATTCGGATCCGAACGGCTGGGTCTACGTTGGCGGAACCTCGTCCCTCTTCCGCTTCGCGAAGGGTGGCAACGGAGCGCAGAACGTCCACCTGGCCGCGGGCATCGGCTCCGATCACCTCGGCTACGACCTGCTGGTCGACGGACAGAACGTCTACACGACCAACAGCGTGACCTCCGGTACCACCGGTCACGTCTATCGGATCAGCACCGACGGCGGCACCACCTGGAATGTCCAGGATTTCGTCAGCTTCCCTGTGGAGCCGGAGGACGACATCCACAGCATGGCGGCCCACGGCGGCACGCTCTTCATGCTGACCGGAGAGTCCTCCAGCACCGTCGCCACCCAGATATGGGCGGCGCCGACCACCGGGACGGTTCCGGTCACGGCCGATCTCGTCCGTGAGTTCGGGCAGGGTTCCTACACCTACTGCAGCGGCCTCGCTGTGGACGCCTCATACTTCTACACGACCTGCCGGCAGGGCACCTCGGGCACGAACTATGCGGTCATTCGCATCGACCGCGGCGATGGGACGATCACCGAGCTGGCCACCGGTCTCCCCGGCAACACCACCAACATGGCGGTCCACGTTCGTGACCTCGACGCGGATGGAATCGCCGACGTGCTCTACCGCAAGGAGAGCGACGAGGAGGCGCACTACGTCTGCTCGCCCGCCAGCGCTGCCTACGTCGGCCAACACTTCAGCTATGGCACCGGTACGTCCGACTACGGCCTCGGCTTCGATCCTGTCGCCAACGTCCTCTGGTCCTACGACGACGCAACGATGGAGCTCATGCGGATCGAGTAG
- a CDS encoding MXAN_6577-like cysteine-rich protein, with translation MNWRVLLGAAALVLGLAACGGTEEGSAPVDRTPRCAETDTLCGLSCVDTTTDERHCGACGNVCGDGELCVAGSCELSCPGSQVDCDGSCFDLQSERAHCGACGNACATGETCTAGACEPECPTGQAFCDGSCVVLDTAPDNCGACGTVCAAGEVCSAGSCEPECPTGQAVCEGGCYNLESSGTNCGGCGSTCPSGEVCVDGACATSCLAGFTECDGACRFLDTDRENCGACGNVCGNDELCVTGSCELVCADGLSECDGACRDLTSDRTNCGSCGIACDDGEACVEGSCEATCAGFAQDLCEGACTNLQTDAQNCGACGVGCDAGEVCSAGACAETCAEALDVCGGSCTSLANDPTNCGTCGTSCPALANANPVCTGGSCASICSVGYADCNSDLATSGSDGCEAVLDTDLQHCGACDNACGLPANGTAACTNGSCSIAQCDTGFVDCDGVLDNGCEADINNDVANCGGCGITCGPTQYCAAGTCADPGPGENCSNPIVLTSGANTINWGAIQNDYLTSTPSCVAFGTTDGPDIVLRYDATFSGEVGLTFTDKPTNTRWVAVVSDAACGTLTPQLACISDWAPSSMGGTFNATAGTSYFVHVVDTSSGTAPLSNPLQVLVDEFDCSLRPAPAATVLSPANGATLNTLNPLIEVTFDLPMAADTGTINLTGTLGTNLSFSLPSPNVTVSSNGLLMTIQPGTAFASGEQVTVSWTGLVDSRCRAAAPAPTWSFTLPVTPCSPGSGGMVGSSVTRVPLENLVSGPTEYYVASDGDANGYVYLGGATTLYRKPKAGGMTQNVYDLAGLASSNLGYAMLIDGQNIYTVESKTSGTDGHLFRISSDGGSTWSIQDMASFLTAPADDFRSAGAYGGRIFLLTHEGTSSVDTQIWSIDSAAAVLPDTAVLEVEFGAGSYTNCSGIGVDSASYYVNCRRGTTGDDYAVLRIDRLTGAVTELAVNLPGSTVAMALYAADGNADGIADFIYRKEDVEQGRFVCDLGGASPYVDLHYVFGSGTSNYGLGFDPVANTLWAYDDDSLDFIRIQ, from the coding sequence ATGAACTGGCGCGTGTTGCTGGGCGCTGCTGCGCTCGTACTCGGGCTCGCCGCGTGCGGCGGAACCGAAGAGGGATCGGCCCCAGTCGATCGGACACCAAGATGCGCGGAGACCGATACGCTCTGCGGACTCTCCTGCGTCGACACCACGACCGACGAGCGCCACTGCGGTGCATGCGGCAATGTCTGCGGCGACGGTGAACTTTGCGTCGCCGGCTCCTGCGAACTGAGCTGTCCCGGTTCCCAGGTCGATTGCGACGGTAGTTGCTTCGACCTGCAGAGCGAACGGGCGCACTGCGGCGCTTGCGGAAACGCTTGCGCAACGGGCGAGACCTGCACCGCCGGCGCCTGCGAACCCGAGTGCCCGACCGGCCAGGCCTTCTGCGACGGTTCCTGCGTCGTCCTCGACACCGCCCCCGACAACTGCGGCGCGTGCGGCACCGTATGCGCGGCGGGCGAGGTCTGCTCCGCTGGTTCGTGCGAGCCGGAGTGCCCCACCGGGCAGGCAGTCTGCGAAGGCGGCTGCTACAACCTCGAGTCCTCGGGCACGAACTGCGGTGGTTGCGGCAGCACCTGCCCCTCGGGCGAGGTCTGTGTCGATGGCGCCTGCGCCACTTCCTGCCTCGCGGGCTTCACCGAGTGCGATGGAGCGTGCCGCTTCCTCGATACCGATCGTGAGAACTGCGGCGCCTGCGGCAACGTTTGCGGCAACGACGAGCTCTGCGTGACGGGCTCCTGCGAGCTCGTTTGTGCCGATGGCCTGTCCGAATGCGACGGTGCCTGCCGGGACCTCACGAGCGATCGCACGAACTGCGGTTCATGCGGCATCGCATGCGATGATGGCGAGGCCTGTGTCGAGGGTAGCTGCGAGGCGACCTGCGCCGGGTTCGCACAGGATCTCTGCGAGGGAGCGTGCACCAACCTCCAGACCGACGCGCAGAATTGCGGCGCCTGCGGCGTCGGCTGCGACGCTGGTGAGGTATGCAGCGCCGGCGCCTGTGCCGAAACCTGCGCCGAGGCCCTCGACGTGTGCGGCGGCAGCTGCACCTCGCTCGCGAACGACCCGACGAACTGCGGCACCTGTGGAACCAGCTGCCCCGCCCTCGCCAACGCGAATCCGGTCTGCACCGGCGGCTCGTGCGCGAGCATCTGCTCGGTCGGCTATGCCGACTGCAACTCCGACCTCGCAACCTCGGGATCCGATGGGTGCGAGGCCGTCCTCGACACCGATCTGCAGCATTGCGGCGCTTGCGACAACGCCTGCGGCCTGCCCGCCAATGGAACCGCTGCGTGTACCAACGGCAGCTGCAGCATCGCGCAGTGCGATACCGGCTTCGTAGATTGTGACGGCGTGCTCGACAACGGCTGCGAGGCAGACATCAACAATGATGTCGCCAATTGCGGTGGTTGCGGAATCACCTGCGGGCCCACCCAGTACTGCGCCGCGGGAACCTGCGCGGATCCCGGCCCCGGGGAAAATTGCTCGAACCCGATCGTCCTCACCAGCGGGGCCAACACAATCAATTGGGGCGCGATCCAGAACGACTATCTCACCAGCACGCCGAGCTGCGTCGCTTTCGGCACCACGGACGGCCCCGACATCGTGCTGCGCTACGACGCGACCTTCAGCGGCGAGGTCGGGCTCACCTTCACCGACAAGCCCACCAACACCCGCTGGGTCGCGGTGGTGAGCGATGCGGCCTGCGGAACGCTGACGCCGCAGCTTGCGTGCATCTCCGACTGGGCCCCGTCGAGCATGGGCGGCACCTTCAACGCCACCGCTGGTACCAGCTATTTCGTCCACGTTGTCGACACCAGCTCCGGCACCGCCCCCCTGAGCAATCCGCTCCAGGTGCTCGTCGACGAGTTCGACTGCTCGTTGCGGCCTGCCCCGGCGGCGACGGTCCTCTCGCCCGCAAACGGCGCGACGCTCAACACGCTCAACCCGCTCATCGAGGTGACCTTCGACCTGCCGATGGCGGCCGACACCGGCACGATCAACCTCACCGGAACCCTGGGGACCAACCTCAGCTTCTCTCTGCCCTCGCCCAACGTGACGGTCTCCAGCAACGGACTGCTGATGACCATCCAGCCCGGCACCGCGTTCGCGTCCGGCGAACAGGTCACCGTCAGCTGGACGGGCCTGGTGGACAGCCGCTGCAGGGCGGCGGCCCCTGCGCCGACGTGGAGCTTCACCCTCCCCGTCACCCCCTGCAGCCCCGGCAGCGGCGGCATGGTCGGAAGCTCCGTCACCCGGGTACCGCTGGAGAACCTCGTGAGCGGTCCGACCGAGTACTACGTGGCATCCGACGGCGATGCCAACGGTTACGTCTACCTCGGTGGGGCGACGACGCTCTATCGGAAGCCCAAGGCTGGCGGCATGACCCAGAACGTCTACGACCTCGCGGGCCTGGCCAGCAGCAACCTGGGCTATGCGATGTTGATCGACGGCCAGAACATCTACACGGTCGAGAGCAAGACCAGCGGCACCGACGGTCACCTCTTCCGGATCAGCTCGGATGGCGGATCGACCTGGAGCATCCAGGACATGGCATCGTTCCTGACCGCGCCCGCCGACGACTTCCGGAGCGCGGGTGCATACGGCGGCCGAATCTTCCTCCTCACCCACGAGGGAACCTCCAGCGTCGACACCCAGATCTGGTCGATCGATTCTGCTGCAGCCGTGCTGCCGGACACTGCCGTGCTCGAGGTCGAGTTCGGGGCCGGCTCCTATACGAACTGCTCGGGTATCGGCGTGGATTCGGCCTCCTACTACGTGAACTGCCGTCGCGGCACCACGGGCGACGACTACGCGGTGCTTCGCATCGATCGCCTGACCGGAGCCGTGACCGAGCTGGCGGTGAATCTTCCCGGAAGCACCGTCGCGATGGCGCTCTACGCAGCCGATGGCAATGCCGACGGCATCGCCGACTTCATCTACCGCAAGGAAGACGTCGAGCAGGGCCGCTTCGTCTGCGACCTCGGCGGCGCTTCTCCGTACGTCGACCTCCACTACGTCTTCGGCTCCGGCACCAGCAACTACGGGCTCGGGTTCGATCCGGTAGCGAACACGCTCTGGGCGTACGACGACGACAGCCTCGACTTCATCCGCATCCAGTAG